A region from the Mycolicibacterium litorale genome encodes:
- a CDS encoding FtsK/SpoIIIE family DNA translocase, whose translation MAGKTVTRSGARTTRSKAGTRSGGRPSRPTKPSAPRRKPAPRRHPSPVGAAGAAVGRGARAGWLMLAKGAGSTARSVGRAREIEPGHRRDGVALALLGIAVVVAAASWFDAARPVGAWIDMVLRSLVGDAVALVPIVLAAVAVVLMRSEPDPESRPRLILGAAMIALPALGLWHLWSGSPQAPGERQQAAGFAGFAIGGPLADGLTAWIAAPLLFIGVLFGLLLVTGTTIREVPETVRAMFSTRGYRDEDYDEYDDYLDEDDDHDPNGPAAEDFSDGYYDDPAMSRGEQMWPSGSPMDNYPLDPLDPPEDEAPTLPEVAALPPAPAPEAKPKRKKPAPEKKPVDEQDTLSLDRVVEGPYTLPSLDLLIAGDPPKLRSAANEKMEEAITSVLQQFKVDAAVTGCTRGPTVTRYEVELGPGVKVEKITALHRNIAYAVATESVRMLAPIPGKSAVGIEVPNTDREMVRLADVLTAPSTRRDHHPLVIGLGKDIEGDFISANLAKMPHLLVAGSTGSGKSSFVNSMLVSLLARATPDEVRMILIDPKMVELTPYEGIPHLITPIITEPKKAAAALAWLVEEMEQRYQDMQASRVRHIDVFNEKVRSGEITAPLGSERVYKPYPYILAIVDELADLMMTAPRDVEDAIVRITQKARAAGIHLVLATQRPSVDVVTGLIKTNVPSRLAFATSSLTDSRVILDQPGAEKLIGMGDGLFLPMGAGKPIRLQGAFITDEEIQSVVAATKDQAEPEFIEGVTAVKAGERKDVDPDIGDDMDVFLQAVELVVSSQFGSTSMLQRKLRVGFAKAGRLMDLMETRGIVGPSEGSKAREVLVKPDELAGTLALIRGGSDANGADGE comes from the coding sequence ATGGCTGGTAAGACCGTCACCCGCTCTGGCGCCCGTACGACCAGGTCAAAGGCCGGAACGCGGAGCGGTGGGCGGCCGAGCCGTCCCACGAAACCGTCCGCGCCCAGGCGCAAACCCGCACCGCGCCGGCACCCGTCGCCCGTCGGCGCCGCCGGTGCCGCGGTCGGCCGCGGCGCCCGCGCCGGATGGCTGATGCTGGCCAAGGGCGCCGGATCGACGGCCCGCTCGGTCGGCCGTGCCCGCGAGATCGAACCCGGGCATCGCCGCGACGGCGTGGCCCTGGCACTGCTGGGGATCGCGGTCGTGGTGGCCGCCGCGTCGTGGTTCGACGCGGCCCGCCCGGTCGGCGCGTGGATCGACATGGTGCTGCGTTCGCTGGTCGGCGATGCCGTGGCGCTCGTGCCCATCGTGCTCGCCGCCGTCGCGGTGGTGCTGATGCGCAGCGAACCCGACCCCGAGTCCCGGCCCCGGCTGATCCTGGGGGCGGCGATGATCGCGCTGCCCGCGCTCGGCCTCTGGCATCTGTGGTCCGGGTCGCCGCAGGCGCCGGGGGAGCGCCAGCAGGCCGCCGGATTCGCCGGCTTCGCGATCGGCGGTCCGCTGGCCGACGGGCTCACCGCCTGGATCGCCGCGCCGCTGCTGTTCATCGGGGTGCTGTTCGGTCTGCTGCTCGTCACCGGGACGACGATCCGTGAGGTGCCGGAGACCGTGCGCGCGATGTTCTCCACCCGCGGGTACCGCGACGAGGACTACGACGAGTACGACGACTACCTCGACGAAGACGACGACCATGATCCGAACGGCCCTGCGGCCGAGGACTTCTCGGACGGCTACTACGACGATCCGGCGATGTCGCGCGGTGAGCAGATGTGGCCGTCGGGCTCGCCGATGGACAATTACCCGCTCGACCCGCTCGACCCGCCCGAGGACGAAGCGCCCACCCTCCCCGAGGTCGCCGCGCTCCCGCCCGCGCCTGCGCCCGAGGCGAAGCCGAAGCGCAAGAAGCCGGCCCCGGAGAAGAAACCGGTCGACGAGCAGGACACGCTGTCGCTGGACCGGGTGGTCGAGGGGCCCTACACGCTTCCGTCGCTTGACCTGCTGATCGCGGGCGACCCGCCGAAGCTGCGCAGCGCCGCCAACGAGAAGATGGAAGAGGCCATCACCTCGGTGCTGCAGCAGTTCAAGGTCGACGCCGCGGTCACCGGATGCACCCGCGGACCGACCGTGACCCGCTACGAGGTCGAACTCGGCCCGGGCGTGAAGGTCGAGAAGATCACCGCGCTGCACCGCAACATCGCCTACGCGGTCGCCACCGAGAGCGTCCGCATGCTCGCCCCGATTCCGGGCAAATCGGCCGTCGGCATCGAGGTGCCCAACACCGACCGCGAGATGGTGCGCCTCGCCGACGTGCTGACCGCACCGTCGACGCGCCGCGACCACCACCCGCTGGTGATCGGGCTCGGCAAGGACATCGAGGGCGACTTCATCTCGGCGAACCTCGCCAAGATGCCGCACCTGCTGGTGGCCGGCTCGACCGGTTCCGGTAAGTCCAGCTTCGTCAACTCGATGCTGGTCTCGCTGCTGGCCCGCGCCACCCCGGACGAGGTCAGGATGATCCTGATCGACCCGAAGATGGTGGAGCTCACGCCGTACGAGGGCATCCCGCACCTCATCACGCCGATCATCACCGAGCCGAAGAAGGCCGCCGCGGCGCTGGCGTGGCTGGTCGAGGAGATGGAGCAGCGCTACCAGGACATGCAGGCCTCGCGGGTGCGTCACATCGACGTGTTCAACGAGAAGGTTCGGTCCGGGGAGATCACCGCGCCGCTGGGCAGCGAGCGGGTCTACAAGCCGTACCCCTACATCCTCGCGATCGTCGACGAGCTCGCCGACCTGATGATGACCGCGCCGCGCGACGTCGAGGACGCGATCGTGCGGATCACCCAGAAGGCCCGCGCCGCCGGTATCCACCTGGTGCTCGCGACGCAGCGGCCCTCGGTGGACGTCGTCACCGGCCTGATCAAGACCAACGTGCCGTCCCGCCTGGCGTTCGCCACGTCGTCGCTGACCGACAGCCGGGTCATCCTCGACCAGCCCGGTGCCGAGAAGCTCATCGGCATGGGCGACGGACTGTTCCTGCCGATGGGTGCGGGCAAGCCGATCCGCCTGCAGGGTGCGTTCATCACCGACGAGGAGATCCAGTCCGTCGTCGCCGCCACCAAGGACCAGGCCGAGCCCGAGTTCATCGAGGGTGTCACCGCGGTCAAGGCCGGCGAGCGCAAGGACGTCGACCCCGACATCGGCGACGACATGGACGTGTTCCTGCAGGCCGTGGAACTCGTGGTGTCCTCGCAGTTCGGCTCGACGTCGATGCTGCAGCGCAAGCTGCGCGTCGGATTCGCCAAGGCGGGCCGGTTGATGGACCTGATGGAGACCCGCGGCATCGTCGGGCCCTCGGAGGGGTCCAAGGCACGCGAGGTGTTGGTCAAACCCGACGAGTTGGCGGGCACGCTGGCACTGATCCGCGGCGGAAGCGACGCGAACGGCGCCGACGGCGAGTGA
- a CDS encoding CinA family protein — translation MNDPLLTDDARALVADLTVRHQSVATAESLTAGLLAATLAGVPGASAVLRGGLVTYTEDTKIALAGVAPQVLEAVGPVAAPTARALAVGARQRCAATWGVGLTGVAGPEPHGGHAVGTVFLGLAGPVDTEVVELHVAGSRWDIRRAAVDEAVSHLRALVGQQ, via the coding sequence GTGAACGACCCCCTGCTCACTGACGACGCCCGCGCGCTGGTCGCCGACCTCACCGTGCGCCATCAGAGCGTGGCGACCGCCGAATCGCTGACCGCGGGACTGCTGGCCGCGACGTTGGCCGGTGTCCCCGGTGCCAGCGCGGTGCTGCGGGGCGGCCTGGTCACCTACACCGAGGACACCAAGATCGCGCTGGCCGGGGTGGCGCCGCAGGTGCTCGAGGCCGTCGGGCCCGTCGCGGCGCCGACCGCGCGGGCGCTGGCGGTCGGTGCGCGTCAACGCTGTGCGGCCACCTGGGGCGTCGGGCTGACCGGCGTGGCCGGACCCGAACCGCACGGCGGGCACGCAGTGGGCACCGTGTTCCTCGGGCTGGCCGGACCGGTCGACACCGAGGTGGTCGAGCTGCACGTGGCCGGTTCCCGCTGGGACATCCGCCGGGCCGCGGTCGACGAGGCGGTATCGCATCTGCGCGCGCTCGTCGGACAACAGTGA
- the pspM gene encoding phage shock envelope stress response protein PspM, whose amino-acid sequence MLQRGVDTAAELSDVVADRLHAAADPRAKMLRKRRWALRLGLFFTVTSVFWILVTAVLAAWSTPFWVFIITGAIAAGAMFPATLLLLRYRWLRAEPLPPARTRASHRLPPWNSAARAPMAALVSAERGLFSLLGVLERGRMLPQDELRELTAVAQHSAATMAATANEVVSMERAMSSSPASRAHLMPTVRAFTAQMDQGVRQYHEMVDAAARLVSAANTGPMSSSPMYGRRYRDELVNATDRLQGWAQAFDELGAATPHQFRSA is encoded by the coding sequence ATGCTGCAGCGCGGGGTGGACACCGCTGCCGAACTGTCCGATGTGGTGGCCGACCGGCTGCACGCCGCCGCCGATCCGCGGGCCAAGATGCTGCGCAAACGGCGCTGGGCCCTGCGGCTCGGGCTGTTCTTCACCGTCACCAGCGTGTTCTGGATCCTGGTGACCGCGGTGCTGGCGGCATGGAGCACCCCGTTCTGGGTGTTCATCATCACCGGCGCGATCGCCGCGGGCGCGATGTTCCCCGCCACCCTGCTGCTGTTGCGCTACCGGTGGCTGCGGGCCGAACCGCTGCCGCCGGCGCGCACCCGCGCCTCGCACCGGTTGCCCCCGTGGAATTCGGCGGCCCGGGCACCGATGGCCGCGCTGGTCTCCGCCGAGCGGGGGCTGTTCTCACTGCTGGGGGTGTTGGAGCGCGGGCGGATGCTGCCGCAGGACGAACTGCGTGAGCTGACGGCAGTGGCTCAGCACAGCGCCGCCACGATGGCCGCCACCGCCAACGAGGTGGTGTCGATGGAACGGGCGATGTCCTCGTCGCCGGCCTCACGCGCCCACCTGATGCCGACCGTGCGGGCCTTCACCGCACAGATGGACCAGGGTGTGCGGCAGTACCACGAGATGGTCGACGCCGCAGCCCGACTGGTGTCGGCGGCCAACACCGGCCCGATGTCGAGCTCGCCCATGTACGGCCGGCGCTACCGCGACGAACTGGTCAACGCCACCGACCGGTTGCAGGGCTGGGCGCAGGCCTTCGACGAGCTGGGAGCGGCCACCCCGCATCAATTCAGGTCGGCCTGA
- a CDS encoding MarR family winged helix-turn-helix transcriptional regulator, translated as MTSRPTRPDLAAMLAPLLRDLAAAEVPVLEKHGLTMWGYSVLVALDRAPMRTQAALAEAINADKTRIIPTLDELQRQGYIERHPAPDDRRVRLLAITDAGRAVKDAAQSEIQRGENRWLSRLSAGDRTTFVRLLQQLSGEEP; from the coding sequence ATGACGTCGCGGCCCACGCGTCCTGATCTCGCGGCGATGCTGGCTCCCCTGCTCCGCGACCTCGCCGCCGCCGAGGTGCCGGTGCTCGAGAAACACGGTCTGACGATGTGGGGCTACAGCGTGCTGGTGGCGCTCGACCGCGCCCCGATGCGCACGCAGGCCGCACTGGCCGAGGCGATCAACGCGGACAAGACCCGCATCATCCCGACTCTCGACGAGCTGCAGAGGCAGGGGTACATCGAACGGCATCCGGCGCCCGACGATCGCCGGGTGCGCCTGCTGGCCATCACCGACGCGGGCCGCGCCGTCAAGGACGCCGCACAGAGCGAGATCCAGCGCGGCGAGAATCGTTGGCTGTCGCGGCTGTCGGCCGGCGACCGGACGACGTTCGTGCGTCTGCTGCAACAGCTCAGCGGCGAAGAACCCTGA
- a CDS encoding limonene-1,2-epoxide hydrolase family protein — translation MTDSSNGSTSALQSTTNARTVETFLFAMQDQDFDTTDSLMADHIAWHNVGFPIIRGRERITKLFRRSQGRFGFEVKIHRIAAEGGTVLTERTDVLVFGPVRVQFWVCGVFEVNAGRITLWRDYFDTMDFLKATVRGLLAVPFPALRPTL, via the coding sequence ATGACCGACTCGAGCAACGGCTCCACCTCCGCCCTGCAGAGCACGACCAACGCGCGCACGGTCGAGACGTTCCTGTTCGCCATGCAGGACCAGGACTTCGACACCACGGATTCGCTGATGGCCGACCACATCGCCTGGCACAACGTGGGGTTCCCGATCATCCGCGGGCGGGAGCGCATCACGAAGCTGTTCCGGCGTAGCCAGGGCAGATTCGGCTTCGAGGTCAAGATCCACCGCATCGCGGCGGAGGGCGGTACGGTGCTGACCGAACGCACCGACGTCCTGGTCTTCGGCCCGGTACGGGTGCAGTTCTGGGTGTGCGGGGTGTTCGAGGTCAACGCCGGGCGCATCACGCTGTGGCGGGACTACTTCGACACGATGGACTTCCTCAAGGCGACGGTGCGCGGCCTGCTGGCCGTCCCGTTCCCCGCGCTGCGCCCCACACTGTAG
- the pgsA gene encoding CDP-diacylglycerol--glycerol-3-phosphate 3-phosphatidyltransferase, with protein sequence MSGPSPTDPVVPRARVANIANVLTGVRFLLVPVFLAALFVGDGHETYWRVVAFVVFAVAVITDRFDGALARSYGMVTEFGALADPIADKALIGAALIGLSVLGDLPWWVTVVILARELGVTVLRFAVLRHGVIPASRGGKLKTLVQAVAIGLFVLPLSAWPGPWLAVAWVIMVAAVALTVLTGLDYVVSAIRDSRERPPAH encoded by the coding sequence GTGTCGGGCCCGTCTCCAACTGATCCGGTGGTGCCGCGCGCCCGAGTGGCGAATATCGCCAATGTCCTCACCGGCGTGCGTTTCCTGCTGGTACCGGTCTTCCTCGCCGCGCTGTTCGTCGGCGACGGACATGAAACCTATTGGCGCGTCGTCGCTTTCGTAGTGTTCGCGGTGGCGGTGATCACCGACCGGTTCGACGGCGCGCTCGCACGCAGCTACGGGATGGTCACCGAGTTCGGTGCACTCGCCGACCCGATCGCCGACAAGGCGCTGATCGGTGCCGCGCTCATCGGCCTGTCGGTGCTCGGCGATCTGCCATGGTGGGTGACCGTCGTCATCCTCGCCCGCGAACTCGGGGTGACGGTGCTGCGGTTCGCGGTGCTGCGCCACGGCGTCATCCCGGCCAGCCGCGGCGGCAAGCTCAAGACGCTGGTCCAGGCGGTGGCGATCGGGTTGTTCGTGCTCCCGCTGTCGGCGTGGCCGGGGCCGTGGCTGGCGGTGGCGTGGGTGATCATGGTGGCCGCGGTCGCGCTCACCGTGCTGACCGGACTCGACTACGTGGTGTCGGCGATACGGGATTCTCGTGAACGACCCCCTGCTCACTGA
- the clgR gene encoding transcriptional regulator ClgR, which translates to MAALLREVIGDVLRRARTAQGRTLREVSDTARVSLGYLSEVERGRKEASSELLSAICGALDVPLSRVLADAGEKLAHQEHAAAPVTNIDVSTKVVIPQTVSMAVA; encoded by the coding sequence ATGGCGGCATTGCTGCGCGAGGTGATCGGCGACGTGCTGCGCCGTGCCCGCACCGCACAGGGCCGGACCCTGCGCGAAGTCTCCGATACCGCCCGGGTCAGCCTGGGGTATCTGTCCGAGGTGGAACGCGGCCGCAAGGAGGCCTCCAGCGAGCTGCTGAGCGCGATCTGCGGTGCGCTCGACGTCCCGCTGTCGCGGGTGCTGGCCGATGCGGGCGAGAAACTGGCCCACCAGGAACACGCCGCCGCGCCGGTCACGAACATCGACGTGAGCACCAAGGTCGTGATTCCGCAGACCGTGTCGATGGCCGTCGCCTGA
- a CDS encoding amino-acid N-acetyltransferase, with amino-acid sequence MRRARTSDVPAIKALVDIYAGKILLEKNLVNLYEAVQEFWVAELDGEVIGCGALHVLWADLGEVRTVAVHPKVRGQGVGHRIVARLLDVARELRLQRIFVLTFEVEFFARHGFAEIDGTPVTAEVYEEMCRSYDTGVAEFLDLSYVKPNILGNTRMLLTL; translated from the coding sequence GTGCGCCGCGCGCGCACCTCCGATGTGCCCGCCATCAAGGCGCTCGTCGACATCTACGCCGGCAAGATCCTGCTGGAGAAGAACCTCGTCAACCTCTACGAGGCCGTGCAGGAGTTCTGGGTCGCCGAACTCGACGGCGAGGTGATCGGGTGCGGGGCCCTGCACGTGCTGTGGGCCGACCTCGGGGAGGTGCGCACGGTGGCGGTGCACCCGAAGGTCAGAGGTCAGGGTGTCGGGCACCGCATCGTGGCCCGGCTGCTCGACGTGGCCCGCGAACTGCGCCTGCAACGGATCTTCGTGCTGACCTTCGAGGTGGAGTTCTTCGCCCGCCACGGCTTCGCCGAGATCGACGGCACGCCGGTCACCGCCGAGGTGTACGAGGAGATGTGTCGCTCCTACGACACCGGCGTCGCCGAATTCCTCGACCTGTCCTACGTCAAGCCCAACATCCTGGGCAACACCCGGATGCTGCTCACCCTCTGA
- the pspA gene encoding phage shock protein PspA — MANPFVKAWKYLMALFSSKVDEYADPKVQIQQAIEEAQRQHQALTQQAAQVIGNQRQLEMRLNRQLADIEKLQVNVRQALTLADQAVAAGDTAKATEYNNAAEAFAAQLVTAEQSVEDLKTLHDQALQAAGQAKKAVEQNAMMLQQKIAERTKLLSQLEQAKMQEQVSSSLRSMSELAAPGTTPSLDEVRQKIERRYANAMGEAELAQNSVQGRMLEVQQASVQMAGHSRLEQIRASMRGEALPSGGATPAANPATPAANPAQPTPENPLSQ; from the coding sequence ATGGCCAACCCGTTCGTCAAGGCGTGGAAGTACCTGATGGCGCTGTTCAGCTCCAAGGTCGACGAGTACGCCGATCCCAAGGTGCAGATCCAGCAGGCGATCGAAGAGGCGCAGCGGCAGCATCAGGCGCTCACCCAGCAGGCGGCCCAGGTCATCGGCAACCAGCGCCAGCTGGAGATGCGGCTCAACCGCCAGCTCGCCGACATCGAGAAGCTGCAGGTCAACGTCCGCCAGGCGCTCACCCTGGCCGACCAGGCCGTCGCAGCGGGTGACACTGCCAAGGCCACCGAGTACAACAACGCCGCGGAGGCCTTCGCCGCTCAGCTGGTGACCGCGGAGCAGAGCGTCGAAGACCTCAAGACGCTGCACGACCAGGCGCTGCAGGCCGCCGGCCAGGCGAAGAAGGCGGTCGAGCAGAACGCGATGATGCTGCAGCAGAAGATCGCCGAACGCACGAAACTGCTCAGCCAGCTCGAACAGGCCAAGATGCAGGAGCAGGTCAGCTCCTCGCTGCGGTCGATGAGCGAACTCGCCGCACCCGGCACCACGCCGAGCCTCGACGAGGTGCGCCAGAAGATCGAGCGGCGCTACGCCAACGCGATGGGCGAGGCCGAGCTGGCGCAGAACTCGGTCCAGGGCCGCATGCTCGAAGTGCAGCAGGCCAGCGTGCAGATGGCCGGTCATTCCCGTCTGGAACAGATCCGCGCCTCGATGCGCGGCGAGGCGCTGCCGTCGGGCGGTGCCACCCCGGCCGCCAATCCGGCCACCCCGGCCGCCAATCCGGCTCAGCCGACGCCGGAAAACCCCTTGTCGCAATAG
- the recX gene encoding recombination regulator RecX, whose translation MTSFPHPSTSESDPDEDRDRDDPTRDDPTRDEQAHAYCLRLLVARARTRAELAGKLAQRGYPEPVTQRILDRLTTVGLVDDEDFAEQWVRSRHLYAGKGKRALAAELRRKGVDAEVIATTLSDIDAGAERDRAEQLVRDRLRRERLDDDPGSDLKVKRRLAGMLARRGYSQSMALDVVTVELASERERRRV comes from the coding sequence ATGACGTCCTTCCCGCACCCGTCGACTTCTGAGTCCGACCCCGACGAGGATCGAGACCGCGACGATCCGACCCGCGACGATCCGACCCGCGACGAGCAGGCGCACGCGTACTGTCTGCGCCTGCTCGTCGCGCGGGCGCGCACCCGTGCGGAGTTGGCCGGCAAGCTGGCGCAGCGGGGCTACCCCGAACCGGTGACGCAGCGAATCCTCGACCGGTTGACGACGGTCGGGCTCGTCGACGACGAGGACTTCGCCGAGCAGTGGGTGCGGTCGCGGCATCTGTACGCCGGAAAAGGCAAGCGCGCGTTGGCTGCCGAACTGCGGCGCAAGGGTGTCGACGCGGAGGTCATCGCGACCACGCTGTCCGACATCGATGCCGGAGCCGAACGGGACCGGGCCGAACAACTGGTCCGCGACCGGCTGCGCCGTGAGCGGCTCGACGACGACCCCGGGTCGGACCTCAAGGTCAAGCGGCGGCTGGCCGGCATGCTGGCCCGCCGTGGCTACAGTCAGTCGATGGCACTCGACGTGGTCACCGTGGAGTTGGCCAGCGAGCGCGAGCGCCGGCGGGTCTGA
- the recA gene encoding recombinase RecA gives MAPQAPDREKALELALAQIEKSHGKGSVMRLGDEVRAPISVIPTGSIALDVALGIGGLPRGRVIEIYGPESSGKTTVALHAVANAQAAGGIAAFIDAEHALDPDYAKKLGVDTDSLLVSQPDTGEQALEIADMLIRSGALDILVIDSVAALVPRAEIEGEMGDSHVGLQARLMSQALRKITGALNNSGTTAIFINQLREKIGVMFGSPETTTGGKALKFYASVRMDVRRIETLKDGTDAVGNRTRVKIVKNKVSPPFKQAEFDILYGKGISKEGSLIDMGVEHGFIRKSGSWFTYEGEQLGQGKENARKFLLENGDVANEIEKKIKEKLNIGAVVTADDVLPAPVDF, from the coding sequence ATGGCACCGCAGGCACCCGATCGCGAGAAGGCCCTCGAGCTGGCGCTCGCGCAGATCGAGAAGAGTCACGGTAAAGGCTCGGTGATGCGGCTCGGCGACGAGGTCCGCGCGCCGATCTCGGTCATCCCGACCGGCTCGATCGCCCTGGACGTGGCGCTGGGCATCGGCGGGTTGCCGCGCGGCCGCGTCATCGAGATCTACGGTCCGGAATCCTCCGGTAAGACCACCGTGGCGTTGCACGCGGTGGCCAACGCCCAGGCCGCGGGCGGTATCGCGGCGTTCATCGACGCCGAGCACGCGCTGGACCCCGACTACGCCAAGAAGCTCGGGGTGGATACCGACTCGCTGCTGGTCTCCCAGCCCGACACCGGTGAGCAGGCCCTCGAGATCGCCGACATGCTGATCCGCTCCGGCGCGCTGGACATCCTGGTCATCGACTCGGTCGCGGCGCTGGTACCGCGCGCCGAGATCGAGGGCGAGATGGGCGACAGCCACGTCGGTCTGCAGGCCAGGTTGATGAGCCAGGCACTGCGCAAGATCACCGGTGCGCTGAACAATTCGGGCACCACCGCGATCTTCATCAACCAGCTGCGCGAGAAGATCGGCGTGATGTTCGGCTCACCCGAGACGACCACCGGTGGTAAGGCGCTGAAGTTCTACGCCTCGGTCCGCATGGACGTCCGCCGCATCGAGACGCTCAAGGACGGCACCGACGCGGTGGGTAACCGCACCCGGGTCAAGATCGTCAAGAACAAGGTCTCGCCGCCGTTCAAGCAGGCCGAGTTCGACATCCTCTACGGCAAGGGCATCAGCAAGGAAGGCTCGCTCATCGACATGGGCGTGGAGCACGGCTTCATCCGCAAGTCCGGGTCCTGGTTCACCTACGAGGGTGAGCAGTTGGGCCAGGGCAAGGAGAACGCCCGCAAGTTCCTGCTGGAGAACGGCGATGTGGCCAACGAGATCGAGAAGAAGATCAAGGAGAAGCTCAACATCGGTGCCGTGGTGACCGCTGATGACGTCCTTCCCGCACCCGTCGACTTCTGA
- a CDS encoding glycosyltransferase, which translates to MRVAVVAGPDPGHAFPAIALCRRFAAAGDEPTLLTGVEWLDTAGAAGVAARELLGLDPTELDDDTDAGAKIHRRAARMAVLNAPVIEALAPDLVVSDVITACGGLAAELLGLPWVELNPHPLYRPSKGLPPLGSGLAPGVGLRGRLRDTVMRALTARSWREGLRQRAQARAEIGLAAEDPGPLRRLIATLPALEVPRPDWPAEAVLVGPLHFEPTSRVLEVPPGDGPVVLVAPSTASTGERGVAEVALEALTPGEVLPSGARVVVSRLSGADGPVPPWAVVGLGRQDELLTHADVVICGGGHGMVAKTLLAGVPMVVVPGGGDQWEIANRVVRQGSAQLVRPLTADALATAVGEVLGAPDYREAARRAAATAGQVTDPVRVCHRALA; encoded by the coding sequence GTGCGTGTCGCCGTCGTCGCCGGTCCCGACCCCGGCCACGCGTTCCCGGCGATCGCGCTGTGCCGCAGATTCGCGGCGGCCGGTGACGAGCCGACGCTGCTGACCGGCGTCGAGTGGCTCGACACCGCGGGGGCGGCGGGGGTGGCCGCCCGGGAACTGCTCGGCCTCGATCCGACCGAGCTCGACGACGACACCGACGCCGGCGCCAAGATCCACCGGCGGGCCGCCCGGATGGCGGTCCTCAACGCGCCGGTCATCGAGGCCCTGGCGCCGGACCTGGTGGTCTCCGATGTGATCACCGCGTGCGGCGGCCTGGCCGCCGAACTGCTCGGGCTGCCATGGGTGGAGCTCAACCCGCACCCGCTGTACCGCCCGTCGAAGGGGCTGCCGCCCCTGGGCAGCGGCCTGGCCCCCGGGGTGGGGCTGCGCGGGCGGTTGCGCGACACCGTGATGCGCGCGCTCACGGCGCGGTCCTGGCGGGAGGGTCTGCGGCAGCGGGCACAGGCGCGGGCGGAGATCGGGCTGGCGGCCGAGGATCCCGGTCCGCTCCGGCGGCTGATCGCCACGCTGCCCGCGCTGGAGGTGCCCCGCCCGGACTGGCCCGCCGAGGCCGTGCTGGTCGGGCCGCTGCACTTCGAACCGACCTCGCGGGTACTGGAGGTGCCGCCGGGTGACGGACCGGTGGTGCTGGTGGCGCCCTCGACGGCGAGCACCGGGGAGCGCGGGGTCGCCGAGGTGGCGCTGGAGGCGCTGACGCCGGGAGAGGTGTTGCCCTCCGGCGCCCGGGTCGTCGTCTCGCGGTTGTCGGGTGCCGACGGGCCCGTGCCGCCGTGGGCGGTCGTCGGGCTGGGCCGCCAGGACGAACTGCTCACGCACGCCGACGTGGTGATCTGCGGCGGCGGGCACGGCATGGTGGCCAAGACGCTGCTGGCCGGGGTGCCGATGGTGGTGGTGCCGGGCGGCGGTGACCAGTGGGAGATCGCGAATCGGGTTGTGCGCCAAGGGAGTGCGCAGTTGGTGCGCCCGCTGACCGCGGATGCGTTGGCGACGGCCGTGGGCGAGGTGCTCGGCGCGCCGGATTACCGGGAGGCGGCCCGCCGGGCGGCGGCGACGGCGGGGCAGGTCACCGATCCGGTCCGGGTGTGCCACCGCGCGCTCGCGTAA
- a CDS encoding DUF3046 domain-containing protein — translation MRLTEFHELVDGQFGSIRGRSLLVDHVLSGFGGRTAAQAIEDGVEPRDVWRALCADFDVPRDQW, via the coding sequence GTGCGACTGACGGAATTCCACGAGCTCGTCGACGGCCAGTTCGGCTCGATCCGCGGCCGGTCGCTGCTCGTCGACCACGTGCTGAGCGGTTTCGGCGGCCGCACCGCGGCCCAGGCCATCGAGGACGGTGTCGAACCGCGCGACGTGTGGCGGGCGCTGTGCGCCGACTTCGACGTCCCGCGCGACCAATGGTGA